In Mycoavidus cysteinexigens, a genomic segment contains:
- a CDS encoding IS3 family transposase (programmed frameshift): MDKYSDQLKLKVVKAYLAGKAGAIALGKRYDVEPSLLRRWAAAYQIHGLSGLKRKYRRYGADFKLTALQHMWDNHLSYRETAAYFDIRKTSALGEWERLYHIGGIEALSPGKRGKSKKMRGTSSIAIKSGNDETRTREQLLEELNYLRMENAYLKKLGSLDSSEQKISTKQKTQIVLELRQQYPIMGLLKVAGLARSTFYYQLNGLQKIDKYATLKAKIKTIFTYHKGRYGYRRITSVLRQESFLVNHKTVQRLMGQLQLKSLVRPKKYRSYKGSIEGIAPNFLQQQFSAQRPNQKWVTDVTEFHVYGQKLYLSPIMDLYNGEIISYQIAPRPTLAMVSTMLSKAFTCLGPDDKLIMHSDQGWQYQMAAYREELAQKGITQSMSRKGNCLDNAAMESFFATIKSEFFYLNKFCNIDELQVGLSDYIHYYNHERIKLRLDGLSPVQYRLRSQPFYS, encoded by the exons ATGGATAAATACAGCGATCAACTTAAGCTAAAAGTCGTGAAGGCTTATCTGGCAGGTAAGGCTGGAGCCATTGCTCTGGGGAAGCGGTATGATGTTGAGCCTTCGCTATTGCGTAGATGGGCAGCAGCTTACCAAATACACGGTCTGTCAGGCCTCAAAAGGAAATACAGACGATACGGTGCGGATTTCAAGCTTACAGCCCTCCAGCACATGTGGGATAACCATCTATCGTATCGCGAAACGGCAGCGTACTTTGATATTCGTAAGACAAGTGCTCTAGGGGAGTGGGAGCGCCTGTATCATATCGGAGGTATAGAAGCCCTATCTCCTGGCAAAAGAGGAAAATCTAAGAAAATGCGAGGCACCTCAAGTATTGCAATCAAATCTGGAAATGACGAGACGCGCACTCGAGAGCAGTTGCTCGAAGAATTAAATTATTTACGCATGGAGAATGCATATCTAAAAAAGCTAG GAAGCCTTGATTCAAGCGAGCAAAAAATCAGCACAAAGCAAAAAACACAAATAGTGCTTGAATTAAGGCAACAGTATCCGATAATGGGCTTGCTTAAAGTGGCCGGTTTGGCGCGTAGTACCTTTTACTACCAACTGAATGGATTGCAAAAAATCGATAAATACGCAACGCTCAAAGCGAAGATTAAAACTATTTTTACCTATCACAAGGGGCGATATGGCTATCGTCGAATTACAAGCGTTCTTCGGCAGGAAAGCTTTCTCGTTAACCATAAGACAGTTCAGCGTTTGATGGGACAATTACAGTTAAAATCGCTTGTGCGGCCCAAAAAATATCGGTCCTACAAAGGCTCGATAGAAGGCATTGCACCCAATTTCTTGCAACAGCAATTTAGTGCCCAGCGACCTAACCAGAAGTGGGTGACGGATGTCACTGAATTCCATGTCTATGGCCAGAAATTATACCTTTCTCCAATTATGGATTTATATAATGGAGAAATCATCTCCTATCAAATCGCCCCACGTCCTACGTTGGCGATGGTTAGCACTATGTTAAGTAAAGCGTTTACCTGCCTTGGGCCTGATGACAAGCTAATCATGCACTCAGATCAAGGTTGGCAATATCAAATGGCAGCCTATCGTGAGGAACTTGCGCAAAAAGGCATTACACAAAGTATGTCACGTAAAGGCAACTGCCTCGATAACGCGGCCATGGAGAGCTTCTTCGCTACAATAAAATCTGAGTTCTTTTATCTGAATAAATTTTGTAATATTGACGAATTACAAGTAGGTTTAAGTGATTACATTCATTACTATAACCATGAGCGTATTAAACTCAGATTGGATGGGCTGAGCCCTGTTCAATATCGACTACGGTCACAGCCTTTTTATTCTTAA
- a CDS encoding HEAT repeat domain-containing protein, giving the protein MLGSIFSSSRSALSAEQMLGLANAYLNNARQTQDSYLAAIFFDDAEISLSQAKQAFKKASSPETLADQTLRNKIGATYFERGQMLDQLGQPDRAQASYKKAQKWGHPGLAPRSSTLSAGATLPPAALTNRPLIAAQTSETLHALAPLSTVNPSSAISADTPSTLAEPVQNAAFSSRILESIQEKNDLVNQLFTETLKTFQSLNLSSVWPSVFLVYAHDNPHYGMADAGTAKFLIDHLVKLGINLYSDQRPKGLQAPTALSTRADAARVDDILTSQLCLLPTPIGAIKPVDKVIVCGSQVLGHYLQWGEAGKHYQAYCTDLKKAYGLTQQDPAQAEAEIRQVVNTYSQKADFHHVLTEMAFLKIRTDYLDQHGIIPVSLCANGYELCVQDFVKATTVRIEDMPRFASQQASGQAVYQQQGRHLVFFKLLERLLAQNGAEALLRTFWTAYADLIKRLNSEASAPKAAEYVRVWGQISQSVQDTLQALRTQVDAHALQTALTRYASLDRLAIQRLSGPPLSMKDCYINLAIVEHNKARREEEKPKEGEAAGQNHFHRLPSFEAIDSNQQKLVPLEKLFDPRELSDGKTAIPQRILIRGRAGVGKTTLSKKIVYEYTQKAQWRDRFDWLFWIPLRTLKGKSSCDLFTLFHETYFQSHPNGQALAKALETHISGPAKDKTLFVLDGWDEIAQEWGEHEPMSEFLKQLLNQPAVLITSRPYVDLKQAQTMDLELETVGFSPENVTAYLDNRDVMTTSDAKEIKHFIQTNTFIQGLVNVPIQLDALCYSWDEIKRMQKETPGAMTVTALYQAMMNKLWRKDMLRLGKREGGELLTASHINALSPSRIDRLVKAEHNFLSTLAFQGLQRNQIEFNQRDLHALIEQLEAQGMKLPFTLEANLKKLSFLHTDDAEENQHSYHFMHLTFQEFFAAKHFVQHWEAGREITLLSIDTKKWTKATPEAFVRQYKYNPRYEILWWFVAGLLRGEALNRFFILLEAEPRDLLGAHHQRLIMSCLHEASSAPGVGLPPKIREQLGQSLAQWLQLEIDNRKESTLAYQPTFPEHLLLQCLQKATSAQTKQAVATAFNYRSSLSESALLALIALAKDENKDVRSRAADALGKPSSLPESALLALIALLKDEDRGVRRRAADALGKPSSLPESALLALIALTKDRDEDVRRRAADALGKPSSLPESALLALIALTKDENGCVKRSAADALGKQSSLPESALLALISLLKDRDWNGGLFESLFGSVWSRAADALGKQSSLPESALLALITLMKDENKDVRRSAADALGKQSSLPESALLALITLMKDEKEDVRRSAADALGKQSSLPESALLALIALTKDESKDVRSSAADALGKQSSLPESALLALIALTKDESKDVRSNAADALGKQSSLPESALLALIALTKDENGYVRSRAADALGKPPSLPESALLALIALTKDENGYVRSRAADALGKQSSLPESALLALIALTKDKDRYVRRNAADALGKQSSLPESALLALITLMKDEKEDVRSRAADALGKQFSLPESALLALIALTKDENKDVRSRAADALGKPSSLPESALLALTALTKDENGYVRRSAADALGKPSSLPESALLALIALLKDRDRNGGLLESLFGSVWSRAADALGKQSSLPESALLALIALTKDESKDVRSRAADALGKQSSLPESALLALIALTKDESKDVRLRAADALGKQSSLPESALLALIALTKDRDEEVRSSAADALGKHRSTCYHLLPTLNRQKIEFIYKEYLLEQRFDQSAPFYVQDGTLYFHTAQGLQTVPFGNPEQETEFRQALQHAQQAAGIPFATYLSTRNQVEQPDAQNEEEAMVVPSISQRQ; this is encoded by the coding sequence ATGTTGGGCAGCATCTTTTCGTCATCACGCAGCGCGCTCTCTGCAGAGCAAATGCTTGGCCTTGCCAACGCTTATTTAAACAACGCTCGACAAACCCAGGATAGCTATCTCGCTGCAATCTTCTTTGACGATGCGGAAATCTCGTTGTCCCAAGCAAAGCAAGCCTTCAAAAAGGCGTCTTCCCCTGAGACACTGGCCGATCAAACACTGCGCAATAAAATTGGTGCGACTTACTTTGAGCGCGGCCAAATGTTAGACCAGTTAGGGCAGCCCGATAGGGCGCAGGCAAGCTATAAAAAAGCGCAAAAGTGGGGCCATCCTGGCCTAGCCCCTCGGTCAAGCACTCTCTCGGCCGGTGCAACGCTGCCCCCGGCTGCGCTGACAAACCGGCCTCTCATCGCCGCGCAGACCAGCGAGACCTTGCATGCTCTTGCGCCACTCTCCACCGTCAACCCCTCCTCTGCCATCTCCGCCGATACCCCATCCACATTGGCTGAACCTGTCCAGAACGCAGCATTCTCGTCACGCATACTCGAAAGCATTCAGGAAAAGAATGACTTGGTTAACCAGTTGTTTACGGAAACGCTGAAGACGTTTCAGAGTTTGAATTTATCGAGCGTATGGCCCAGTGTCTTTTTAGTGTACGCCCATGACAACCCGCATTACGGCATGGCGGATGCAGGTACGGCGAAATTTCTGATTGATCACCTGGTCAAGCTAGGCATCAATCTCTATTCCGATCAACGGCCAAAGGGGTTGCAAGCGCCAACTGCGTTAAGCACCCGAGCAGACGCGGCCAGGGTAGACGATATTCTCACCAGTCAGCTCTGTTTGTTGCCTACACCCATCGGCGCGATCAAACCGGTCGATAAAGTAATTGTGTGTGGTTCGCAGGTCTTAGGGCACTATCTGCAATGGGGAGAAGCGGGAAAACACTATCAAGCCTATTGTACAGACCTGAAAAAAGCCTACGGGCTGACTCAACAAGACCCCGCACAGGCTGAAGCCGAAATACGGCAGGTCGTCAATACATATTCCCAGAAAGCGGACTTTCATCATGTTTTGACGGAAATGGCTTTTTTAAAAATCCGCACGGACTATTTGGATCAGCACGGCATCATTCCTGTCTCATTATGTGCCAATGGGTATGAACTCTGCGTTCAGGATTTTGTCAAAGCAACTACGGTTCGCATTGAAGATATGCCGCGCTTTGCCTCACAGCAGGCGAGCGGTCAGGCCGTGTACCAGCAGCAGGGGCGTCATCTAGTTTTCTTTAAGTTGTTGGAGCGGCTGCTGGCGCAAAATGGTGCAGAAGCGCTGCTACGCACATTTTGGACAGCCTATGCCGACTTGATTAAGCGCTTAAACAGCGAAGCATCGGCGCCTAAGGCTGCGGAATATGTACGCGTATGGGGGCAGATATCCCAGAGTGTCCAGGACACGCTGCAAGCGCTGCGAACGCAAGTAGATGCGCACGCACTGCAAACGGCCTTAACCCGCTATGCTTCTCTTGACCGTCTAGCGATTCAGCGGCTATCTGGTCCACCGCTCTCGATGAAAGACTGTTATATCAATCTGGCGATCGTGGAACACAACAAAGCGCGCAGGGAAGAGGAGAAGCCTAAAGAGGGCGAAGCGGCAGGGCAAAATCACTTTCATCGCTTGCCGAGTTTCGAGGCAATCGATTCCAATCAACAGAAATTAGTGCCACTCGAGAAGCTGTTTGATCCTCGAGAATTAAGCGATGGAAAGACCGCGATCCCACAACGGATTCTGATTCGAGGTCGGGCTGGCGTAGGCAAAACGACCTTATCCAAAAAGATCGTTTACGAGTACACGCAGAAAGCACAATGGCGGGATCGCTTTGACTGGCTGTTCTGGATTCCGCTGCGCACGCTAAAGGGCAAATCAAGCTGTGATCTATTCACCTTGTTTCATGAAACCTATTTTCAGAGCCACCCCAACGGTCAGGCTTTAGCGAAGGCACTCGAAACACACATCAGCGGGCCCGCTAAAGATAAAACCCTCTTTGTGCTCGATGGCTGGGATGAGATCGCCCAGGAATGGGGAGAGCACGAACCTATGTCTGAGTTTCTTAAGCAGTTGCTCAATCAGCCTGCTGTGCTGATTACCTCTCGGCCTTATGTGGATTTGAAACAGGCCCAAACGATGGATTTGGAGTTGGAGACGGTGGGTTTTAGCCCGGAAAACGTCACCGCCTATCTCGACAATCGGGACGTAATGACAACTTCGGACGCTAAGGAGATCAAGCACTTCATCCAGACCAATACCTTCATCCAAGGACTGGTCAATGTGCCCATCCAGTTAGACGCGCTCTGTTACAGTTGGGATGAAATCAAGCGCATGCAAAAAGAGACGCCAGGCGCGATGACCGTTACCGCTTTATATCAAGCCATGATGAATAAATTATGGCGCAAGGATATGCTGCGTTTGGGTAAACGGGAAGGGGGGGAGCTGTTAACCGCGAGCCACATTAACGCGCTAAGCCCATCCCGTATCGATAGATTAGTGAAAGCCGAGCACAATTTTCTGAGTACCTTAGCTTTTCAGGGATTGCAGCGTAATCAAATTGAATTTAATCAGCGAGACCTGCATGCGCTCATTGAGCAGCTTGAGGCACAAGGGATGAAGCTCCCCTTTACGTTGGAAGCTAACCTCAAAAAACTCTCGTTCCTGCATACCGATGATGCAGAGGAGAACCAACATAGCTACCACTTCATGCATTTGACGTTTCAGGAGTTCTTTGCGGCCAAACATTTTGTTCAGCATTGGGAAGCGGGTCGGGAGATCACCCTGCTGTCTATCGACACCAAGAAATGGACGAAAGCGACACCCGAAGCATTTGTTCGTCAATACAAATACAACCCACGCTATGAGATTCTGTGGTGGTTTGTTGCAGGCCTGTTACGCGGAGAAGCCCTGAATCGGTTCTTTATTTTGCTCGAAGCGGAACCGCGTGATTTGCTTGGTGCGCATCATCAGCGCCTCATCATGAGCTGCCTGCATGAAGCGTCCAGTGCGCCAGGCGTTGGGCTGCCGCCCAAAATTCGAGAGCAGCTGGGGCAAAGTTTGGCGCAATGGCTGCAATTGGAAATCGACAATAGAAAAGAATCCACACTAGCGTATCAGCCTACGTTTCCCGAGCATTTATTGCTCCAGTGCCTTCAGAAGGCGACATCAGCGCAAACAAAACAAGCGGTTGCAACAGCATTCAATTATCGATCTTCTTTATCGGAGTCGGCCCTGCTGGCCTTGATCGCGCTAGCGAAGGACGAGAATAAGGACGTGAGGAGCCGCGCTGCTGATGCGTTAGGGAAGCCGTCTTCGTTACCGGAGTCGGCCCTGCTGGCCTTGATCGCGCTGCTGAAGGACGAGGACAGGGGCGTGAGGCGCCGCGCTGCTGATGCGTTAGGGAAGCCGTCTTCGTTACCGGAGTCGGCCCTGCTGGCCTTGATCGCGCTGACGAAGGACAGGGACGAGGACGTGAGGCGCCGCGCTGCTGATGCGTTAGGGAAGCCGTCTTCGTTACCGGAGTCGGCCCTGCTGGCCTTGATCGCGCTGACGAAGGATGAGAACGGGTGCGTGAAGCGCAGTGCTGCTGATGCGTTAGGGAAGCAGTCTTCGTTACCAGAGTCGGCCCTGCTGGCCTTGATCTCGCTGCTGAAGGACCGGGACTGGAACGGGGGCTTGTTCGAGAGCTTGTTCGGAAGCGTGTGGAGCCGTGCTGCTGATGCGTTAGGGAAGCAGTCTTCATTACCGGAGTCGGCCCTGCTGGCCTTGATCACGCTGATGAAGGATGAGAACAAGGACGTGAGGCGCAGCGCTGCTGATGCGTTAGGGAAGCAGTCTTCGTTACCGGAGTCGGCCCTGCTGGCCTTGATCACGCTGATGAAGGACGAGAAAGAGGACGTGAGGCGCAGCGCTGCTGACGCGTTAGGGAAGCAGTCTTCGTTACCGGAGTCGGCCCTGCTGGCCTTGATCGCGCTGACGAAGGATGAGAGCAAGGACGTGAGGAGCAGCGCTGCTGATGCGTTAGGGAAGCAGTCTTCGTTACCGGAGTCGGCCCTGCTGGCCTTGATCGCGCTGACGAAGGATGAGAGCAAGGACGTGAGGAGCAACGCTGCTGATGCGTTAGGGAAGCAGTCTTCGTTACCGGAGTCGGCCCTGCTGGCCTTGATCGCGCTGACGAAGGATGAGAACGGGTACGTGAGGAGCCGCGCTGCTGATGCGTTAGGGAAGCCGCCTTCGTTACCGGAGTCGGCCCTGCTGGCCTTGATCGCGCTGACGAAGGATGAGAACGGGTACGTGAGGAGCCGCGCTGCTGATGCGTTAGGGAAGCAGTCTTCGTTACCGGAGTCGGCCCTGCTGGCCTTGATCGCGCTGACGAAGGACAAGGACAGGTACGTGAGGCGCAACGCTGCTGATGCGTTAGGGAAGCAGTCTTCGTTACCGGAGTCGGCCCTGCTGGCCTTGATCACGCTGATGAAGGACGAGAAAGAGGACGTGAGGAGCCGCGCTGCTGATGCGTTAGGGAAGCAGTTTTCGTTACCGGAGTCGGCCCTGCTGGCCTTGATCGCGCTGACGAAGGATGAGAACAAGGACGTGAGGAGCCGCGCTGCTGATGCGTTAGGGAAGCCGTCTTCGTTACCGGAGTCGGCCCTGCTGGCCTTGACCGCGCTGACGAAGGATGAGAACGGGTACGTGAGGCGCAGCGCTGCTGATGCGTTAGGGAAGCCGTCTTCGTTACCGGAGTCGGCCCTGCTGGCCTTGATCGCGCTGCTGAAGGACCGGGACCGGAACGGGGGCTTGCTCGAGAGCTTGTTCGGAAGCGTGTGGAGCCGTGCTGCTGATGCGTTAGGGAAGCAGTCTTCGTTACCGGAGTCGGCCCTGCTGGCCTTGATCGCGCTGACGAAGGATGAGAGCAAGGACGTGAGGAGCCGCGCTGCTGATGCGTTAGGGAAGCAGTCTTCGTTACCGGAGTCGGCTCTGCTGGCCTTGATCGCGCTGACGAAGGATGAGAGCAAGGACGTGAGACTCCGCGCTGCTGATGCGTTAGGGAAGCAATCTTCGTTACCGGAGTCGGCCCTGCTGGCCTTGATCGCGCTGACGAAGGACAGGGACGAGGAAGTGAGGAGCAGCGCTGCTGATGCGTTAGGCAAACACCGCTCGACGTGCTATCATTTATTGCCAACGCTTAATAGGCAGAAGATAGAATTTATCTATAAAGAATACTTACTTGAACAACGCTTTGATCAGAGTGCACCTTTCTATGTACAGGACGGCACCCTATATTTTCATACCGCTCAAGGACTGCAGACGGTTCCTTTTGGGAATCCAGAGCAGGAAACTGAATTTAGGCAAGCGCTTCAACACGCCCAGCAAGCCGCGGGTATTCCTTTCGCTACTTACCTAAGCACGAGAAACCAAGTCGAGCAGCCGGACGCACAAAATGAGGAGGAGGCAATGGTTGTTCCTTCTATCAGTCAAAGGCAATAG
- a CDS encoding ExeA family protein, which translates to MRVEVMQYYGLTQPLDQAGYYETEHHQQLLKDIKGAIHDGRLIAVCGVVGSGKTVTMRRLQQTLKDENKIIVSKSLSVDKHSVKLATLITALFYDLAQDKLVQIPKQGERRERELQELVKKRKRPVALFVDEAHDLTGHTLIGLKRLMEVVEDGGGKLSVILAGHPKLRNDLRRPTMEEIGYRTDIFTLDGLTGSQREYIQWLLSASTAKLDPEDTLTVEAIDILAAKLRTPLQVQLHLTLALEAGYQTGEKPVTAALVESVLSRQLDDLEPTLTRHGYRLKDMVEQFDAKPAEIRALFNNQLDPTRTAELRDRMLAAGLPI; encoded by the coding sequence ATGCGGGTTGAAGTCATGCAATATTATGGACTAACTCAGCCACTGGATCAGGCTGGCTACTATGAAACCGAGCATCATCAACAGTTGCTCAAGGATATCAAGGGCGCTATTCATGACGGCCGATTGATTGCGGTATGTGGCGTCGTTGGTAGCGGCAAGACCGTCACAATGCGGCGTTTGCAGCAGACCCTTAAGGATGAGAACAAAATCATCGTCTCCAAATCTCTGTCCGTCGACAAGCACAGCGTCAAACTCGCTACCCTGATCACCGCGCTTTTTTACGACCTGGCGCAAGACAAACTGGTGCAGATACCAAAACAAGGAGAACGGCGCGAGCGCGAGTTACAGGAACTGGTAAAAAAGAGAAAGCGACCAGTGGCACTCTTTGTCGATGAAGCGCATGACCTGACCGGGCACACTCTGATTGGTTTGAAACGGCTGATGGAAGTGGTGGAAGATGGTGGCGGCAAACTGTCCGTGATCCTTGCTGGTCACCCAAAGCTACGCAATGACCTGCGCCGACCGACCATGGAAGAAATCGGCTACCGTACCGATATTTTCACGCTAGACGGCCTCACTGGCAGTCAGCGCGAATACATTCAGTGGTTGCTGAGTGCCAGTACTGCGAAATTGGATCCAGAAGATACTCTGACGGTAGAGGCAATCGACATATTGGCCGCCAAGCTACGTACGCCGCTGCAAGTACAATTGCACCTAACCCTTGCATTGGAGGCCGGCTATCAGACCGGTGAAAAACCCGTCACAGCAGCACTGGTGGAATCAGTACTATCGCGGCAGCTCGATGACCTGGAACCGACATTAACGCGCCACGGATATCGCCTGAAGGATATGGTCGAGCAGTTCGATGCCAAACCAGCAGAAATCAGAGCGCTATTCAATAATCAGCTTGATCCGACCCGAACGGCAGAGCTACGGGACCGGATGCTTGCAGCCGGATTACCTATATAA
- the rsmG gene encoding 16S rRNA (guanine(527)-N(7))-methyltransferase RsmG, which produces MQINSPALADTLIEGAMALGIVLDGHQQMRLLAYLDLLAKWNRVYNLTAIRDPHQMLVQHLLDSLTILPYLRHGEPSNVLDVGSGGGLPGVVLAIAQPTWKVTLNDIVQKKTAFLLQAKATLSLSNVAVVTGRVESLRPGIEIEQPFDTILCRAFAKLADFVSLARHLLAPGGSIWAMKGTQPTTEIAALPADMRVVNSIELTVPFLNAERHLVQIKFGA; this is translated from the coding sequence ATGCAAATAAATTCACCCGCGCTTGCTGATACGCTTATTGAGGGTGCTATGGCGCTAGGTATTGTGCTGGATGGTCATCAACAAATGCGTTTACTGGCCTATCTTGATTTACTTGCGAAGTGGAATCGTGTTTACAATCTGACGGCCATCCGCGATCCGCACCAGATGTTGGTTCAGCATTTACTCGATTCATTAACGATTTTGCCTTATCTTCGCCATGGTGAGCCATCCAATGTGCTTGACGTAGGCTCCGGCGGCGGCTTGCCAGGAGTAGTGCTAGCTATTGCTCAGCCGACTTGGAAGGTGACGTTAAACGATATTGTGCAAAAGAAAACGGCTTTTTTGTTGCAGGCTAAAGCAACGCTTTCATTATCAAACGTCGCGGTTGTGACCGGGCGAGTCGAATCATTGCGGCCAGGCATTGAGATTGAGCAGCCGTTTGATACGATCCTTTGTCGGGCTTTTGCTAAGTTAGCGGATTTTGTGTCACTGGCCCGCCATTTATTGGCCCCTGGTGGTTCGATTTGGGCCATGAAGGGGACGCAACCCACAACAGAAATAGCGGCCTTACCTGCTGATATGAGGGTCGTTAATAGTATTGAACTTACGGTCCCATTTCTTAATGCGGAACGGCATCTAGTTCAGATCAAATTTGGAGCTTGA
- a CDS encoding ParB/RepB/Spo0J family partition protein, which produces MKAVNRKKGLGRGLDSLLGADVGMLEATLVEGKPTTLRLAQLQPGKYQPRTRMDESALQELAASIRAQGLIQPLLVRPLAQSESYEIIAGERRFRAASLAGLDEVPVLVREVSDQAAAAMALIENIQREDLNPLEEAQGIQRLLNEFDFTHEQAAQAVGRSRSAVSNLLRLLNLAQPVQVMLVAGDLDMGHARALLAVDAASQITLAHQIVNRRLSVREAEKLVTASLKSMTLAAPKRMPQKGQDLLRLEEELSDALAATVKIKLKRKGQGQLTIDFGGLDALEGIIERLRVHLES; this is translated from the coding sequence ATGAAAGCAGTTAATAGAAAAAAGGGTCTGGGGCGTGGGCTTGACAGTTTGCTCGGCGCGGACGTTGGTATGCTTGAGGCTACACTTGTAGAAGGTAAGCCAACCACATTACGACTTGCGCAATTGCAGCCAGGTAAATACCAGCCACGCACGAGAATGGATGAAAGTGCGTTGCAAGAACTGGCTGCTAGCATTCGCGCCCAGGGTTTAATCCAGCCACTTTTAGTGCGCCCGCTTGCACAGAGCGAGAGCTATGAAATTATCGCTGGTGAACGTCGCTTTCGCGCGGCAAGCTTAGCGGGGTTGGACGAAGTACCGGTTTTGGTTAGAGAAGTTTCTGACCAAGCGGCAGCGGCAATGGCGCTGATTGAAAATATTCAGCGTGAAGATTTAAATCCACTTGAAGAAGCTCAAGGAATTCAACGCCTATTAAATGAATTTGATTTTACGCACGAACAAGCGGCGCAAGCCGTGGGTCGTTCGCGTAGCGCGGTATCGAATTTACTGCGCTTACTGAATCTAGCGCAACCCGTGCAAGTGATGCTGGTAGCGGGAGATCTAGATATGGGCCATGCACGAGCATTATTGGCAGTGGATGCGGCCTCGCAGATCACGTTAGCTCATCAGATCGTTAACCGTCGACTGTCGGTGCGTGAGGCTGAAAAATTGGTGACGGCTTCGCTTAAATCAATGACCTTAGCGGCGCCTAAACGTATGCCTCAAAAAGGGCAAGATCTGCTACGGCTTGAAGAAGAATTATCCGATGCGTTAGCGGCAACGGTTAAAATCAAGTTAAAGCGCAAAGGCCAAGGTCAGCTAACCATTGACTTTGGTGGCCTTGATGCGCTTGAAGGGATTATTGAACGTTTACGTGTTCACCTGGAAAGTTAG
- a CDS encoding plasmid pRiA4b ORF-3 family protein: MIQIATGWTDSHLHAFAINHERYGNAGMFDDWDDGPINGKRVRLNQITAPCSRFIYQYDFGDSWEHEIKIEKAVTSEAGIKPPYCVAGERASPPEDCGGVRGHEEMPETLAGPLCEEQSELIEWLEVEFDPEQFDLYKINRNLKHLQK, from the coding sequence ATGATTCAAATCGCTACGGGATGGACTGACTCGCACTTACATGCATTCGCCATCAACCATGAACGTTATGGCAATGCTGGAATGTTCGACGATTGGGACGATGGCCCCATAAATGGAAAGCGCGTGCGTCTAAATCAAATTACCGCTCCTTGTTCGCGCTTTATCTATCAATATGATTTTGGCGATAGTTGGGAGCACGAAATCAAGATAGAGAAAGCCGTCACCTCCGAAGCTGGGATAAAACCGCCCTATTGCGTGGCTGGCGAAAGGGCAAGCCCGCCAGAAGATTGCGGTGGTGTCAGGGGCCATGAGGAAATGCCGGAAACCTTAGCTGGACCTCTGTGCGAAGAACAATCCGAATTAATCGAATGGCTCGAAGTTGAATTTGATCCAGAGCAGTTTGATCTTTATAAGATCAATCGAAATCTCAAACATCTACAGAAATGA
- a CDS encoding ParA family protein, protein MAKIFCVANQKGGVGKTTTSVNLAASLAKQKQRVLLIDLDPQGNATMGSGIDKTQCENTLYEVLVDGVALAEARLKSMAGYDVLPANRELAGAEIELVNRAQRERQLGAAIAVVQAEYDFILIDCPPALSLLTLNGLCCANGVVIPMQCEYFALEGLSDLLDTIKRVHANLNRELQIIGLLRVMFDSRITLQHQVSDQLQQHFGDKVFNTIIPRNVRLAEAPSHGMPGIVFDPSSRGAKAYLQFGAEMIKRIRAK, encoded by the coding sequence ATGGCTAAAATTTTTTGTGTTGCAAACCAAAAAGGTGGGGTTGGAAAAACCACCACCTCGGTCAATCTTGCGGCTAGCTTGGCTAAACAGAAACAGCGAGTATTGCTGATTGATCTTGACCCTCAGGGCAATGCAACAATGGGTAGCGGGATTGACAAAACACAGTGCGAAAATACACTCTATGAAGTTTTGGTGGATGGCGTTGCACTTGCCGAAGCGCGTTTAAAATCAATGGCTGGTTACGATGTGCTGCCAGCTAATCGTGAGCTGGCTGGTGCTGAAATTGAGCTGGTTAATCGTGCTCAAAGAGAGCGCCAACTTGGCGCCGCGATCGCTGTGGTTCAGGCAGAATATGATTTTATTTTAATTGATTGCCCACCCGCTTTATCGTTACTCACACTCAATGGGTTATGTTGCGCAAATGGCGTGGTTATCCCCATGCAATGTGAGTATTTTGCGCTTGAAGGTCTTTCTGATTTGCTTGATACAATTAAGCGTGTGCACGCTAATCTCAACCGTGAGCTGCAAATTATTGGCTTATTGCGCGTCATGTTTGATTCACGCATTACCTTGCAACACCAAGTGTCGGATCAACTTCAACAACATTTCGGGGACAAAGTATTTAATACGATTATTCCGCGCAATGTGCGCCTGGCAGAAGCGCCAAGCCATGGTATGCCGGGTATTGTTTTTGACCCAAGCTCTCGAGGCGCAAAAGCTTATTTGCAATTTGGCGCGGAAATGATCAAGCGTATTCGCGCAAAATAG
- a CDS encoding recombinase family protein codes for MVLYGYARVSSNDQDLTLQEQALRAAGCEVVRAEKVSGTSRSGRTELQVLLDFLRHGDTLVVTRIDRLARSIKDLQDIVYILKK; via the coding sequence ATGGTGCTCTACGGATATGCACGTGTTTCCAGTAACGATCAAGACCTCACGCTACAGGAGCAAGCGCTACGTGCTGCCGGCTGTGAGGTAGTGCGAGCCGAGAAAGTGAGCGGAACCAGTCGATCAGGGCGGACAGAACTCCAAGTATTGCTAGATTTCCTGAGGCACGGCGATACTCTAGTCGTTACGCGGATTGACCGCCTTGCGCGCAGCATCAAGGATCTTCAGGACATCGTGTATATACTGAAGAAGTGA